The following nucleotide sequence is from Chitinispirillum alkaliphilum.
TATGTTTCACAAACTAAAAGGCATTAGACTGGCATTTTTTCTCATGTTTAAATTTTCCAGATGGTTTACATTGCATTTATTGATTTTAAATTTTCTCACCTCAATAATTTTTATGGGGTCCGGACTACTCTATACCGTGGCTCTTTTATCTCATCTCTTCCTGTACTCCGCTGCAGTCTCTGGAGTTGTCTACAAAAAAATCACCCACAGAAAGCTGCCGAAATTTATCGATATAGTGGTATACTTTTTTATGGTAAGCACCGCAGCATTCATCGCGGGCATAAATTTCCTTGCCAATAAACCCATCTCTATCTGGGATTGTGCTAAAACCAACCGTAACGGATTGAGCAACGTTCATCCTCGCGGAGAAACAACCCTGACCTCACAGACCCAAATAAAGGAGGTCGCATCAGAGGTGAAGTAACCTATAAATTGTGGCAAAACCAATAAAAAGTTATCCGTTTTGAGGTGAAATTCGTGAAAGATTCCTTTTTTTATCTCTGTGCTAAGTTGTATAATTAGTATAAGTTACTCCCCCTTAACCCTTTGCTGCATAAGCGATTCTATGAATATAAAGCATTACTTTTCTGCGTGCGTTTTCCGGTTGTTTCTTTTGGCGTGTGTATATGGCACTGCAGGTGCATTCGCAAACAGCAACAGCCAGATCAATCATAACAGTGAGCAGGGGGTAGCTGTCGAATCCTGTCCTGAAACTACAACTCATAAAGCCCCTTCTTTGATTTTGTGCGAATCCGGTATTCAGAATCCAGACCATATGCAGACTTTTGAATCTAAGAGAGTTGGCGCAGGGAATAACGGTCGGGAAAAAGATCTTTACTCCGGGATATCTTTGCAGCAGGATAGACTTGCCCGGGAAATGGTTCAAAGGGTGTCTTTGTTCGATTGGGATGGTGCAGAAAGGATCGCCCTTAGCATGCAATCCCTCGAAAAACAGGATAGTCTGCCCCCGCTGAGCTATTTGTTGCTTGTGTCGATGAAAATATTTCAGGTACAGAATAACGAATATCCTGATCAAGAGGGGCGAAAAGAGCTGTTGTGGGAAATTGATTCTCTTGGAACAATTGGCATAGAGCTTTGTGCTGCTTCAGAATCACCCGATTCACACCATGCAGTAAATCTCCTGATTTCAGGGGGCATACAGGGTTTCAGGGCTACTCTGACAATGGATGAGAGCCTGATCAGATCCGCGCGGGAAGGATTGAGGGCGCTTCGTTTACTTGAGCAACTCATCGAAACAGAGCCTTCAGTCAAAGATGGTTACCTGGGTTTGGGGATTTTTTACTGTGCGCTCTCAAAAGCACCATATCTGGTAAGGGCTGCTTTGAGTCTTTCGGGAAGAAGTGTTTCGCTCTCCAGAGGTCTTGATTATCTGAGGAAAGCTTCAAGTGAAGGGCATTATACAAACGATATCGCCAGACTCTATTTGATACAATTCCTTGATCCATACTATGGGCATCTGGCCCGGGAGAAAAGAGAGATTTTTGAATATTTTGAAACTCACTACCCTCAGAACCCCTACTATGCTTTTTTGGAATTGGATGAATATCTGAGTTTCCACAGAGAACGTTTGGCCACATTGTCGGTATCAGAGCACTATGGGGAACGGATAAGAAGATTTGAGATTATCAACCATGGCACACTGAAATATTCTACACTGGTGAGATATCAGTACCGTTTGATAAATCCCTTTCCCCCCGGGGACCTTGAACCTGATGTCGATGTCGATCTGAGGGAGTTCAGTTATTATCCCTATTTTTTGCAGGCTTTGAGTGAAAAGATCACTCTTGGTTTAACCGGTGCTGATGATCCTGAATATCGGAAAAGACGTACTTTCATTAAAAGGAAGGGTCAAAAAGCAATAAATAAGCTTCAGAGGTCTGAGATGGGGCCGGGAAGGCGCGGGTTTTATACCTGGCATATTCGGGATGCGCTGGGGCTGTGATGGATGTTGAGCTAAACACCTCTTTTATGGGTTAGGTGTTATCAGAGCTTTTGGTAGATCCACTCCGGCATTATTTTGAGAACCCAGGCAATCAGACGCCATCGCTTTGTAATGTAAGTGTGTTTTCTCTTTTTAAGTATTGCCCTGTATATCTGATTTGCGGCCTTTTCAGGTGCTGCAACCCAGAACAGCCCTTCACCCTGAGCCATTGCAGTATCCACAAAGCCCGGTTTAATATCTGTTACAGTAATTGGAAGTTTCTCTTTTTTAACCCTGATTCTAACAGCCTCAAGGTAATTTGACACGTATGCTTTTGATGCGCTGTAAGCCGGTGCATCATATCCTCCCCGTAAGGCGGATAATGAAGATATTCCTACTATATGACCAAACCCCTGTGAACACATATGTCTGAGGGCAACGTTCAGCATTGCGGTAAATCCCGACACATTGACTTCAATAGTCGCGATCTCTTTAGCAAAATCAAGATCGGGATTTATATACCCACAGCCAGCATTTATGACAATCAGATCTACACCGTTCATCTCTTTTATAAGTTCACACAGCTGCTCCATAGCGTGCCCGGTGTTAGTAATGTCGATTGCTTTTACATATGATTCTGAAGGCAAATCCTTTTTCAACTGATTTAAAAGCCCGATCCTTCTGCTGGCAAGCCCGACAACTATATTGTTCCGGGAGAAAACTTCGGCCAGAGCTTTACCTATACCGGAAGAGGCGCCGATGATAATTGCTTTTTTCATAAACTGACATTTCCGTTTTTGCTGGATTACGCAGAGGCTCATGTACTTTTCTGCTGCAGTAAATGCTGTATCTATGTATATAACATTTTGTGTGTGAATGATACTGAAAAGAGAGAAAAGTTGGTTAAAGGATTTTTTTTACCACGTAATGCAGAGAAATTGCTGAAATCTGACGAAAAAGCCAAAGAGGAATAATGGGTATTGAGGGAAATAAATCTGCCGGAAAATCCGGCAGATTTTGGATTTACATTTCCGGGCTGCTCACAATCTCATTTGATGAGCGAATCAGTCTTCCCAATCTGTCCCAGCGAATCCATGGGAAAGAGCCGGAATCAAAGGACATGTAAAGGATAAATGCCCGTGCTTTGATAAAGTTGCGATTGACATACCCCCAATAGCGTGAATCCAGGGAGTTGTTACGGTTATCTCCGATCATAAAATAATTGTCGAACCGTACAGTGTAGCTCTCAACCTCTTCACCATCGAGGTAGAGGTGTTTTTTCAATTCGATCTCACTTTCAGGGTGTAATCCTGAGATCTCATTTTTGACAAAGGTCAGGATATCATCAAGATGGGTCCAGTCATCAACGGTGTTGAAATTGAAAGGCTCCCTGTTTGCGGTTCGCCTTGATGAGATATAGACTTTCCCCTGATGCAGATCGTTAAGCGAGATTTTTGAGTCAAAGAATGGGAACCGGGTATTATTTGCATTTTCCCCGTCTACATAAATACTGAACGCAATATCCAGATCACTGCGTGGATTCTCCTGTCTTACAAGGTGTTTGAAAAAGAGAAACTCTCTGATCTGCATGGTATTTGGTTCAAGTACATCCCCTTTTGTGGGTATGTACAGCGGGTCAAAATTGGATATCCTCTCATCCAGCATGATTCTGCTGTTATATTTGCCATCTGGCGGGGGAGCTATCTGCTCTCCGTCCACAATAGTGATCTGATTGCGGATTTCTACAACAGAACCGGGGCCGGCGATATTTCTTTTAATGTAATCCTTTCGGTCTGTACCCGGATATTTAAATATCACCACATCGCCCGGTTTGGGGTCGGTGAGCGCGGGAAACCTCCGGGTGATGCCAAGCTCCTGGGAAAACGGGACAATAGGGGCTCCGTATACAAATTTTAATCCAAGAAGCATGTCTCCAACTTTCAAACTGTCTTCCATGGAACCTGTGGGGATTTTGAAGGCTTGGATTATGTATACGATTGCGATCAGAGCCATGATCAGCGCAGATCCCATCTCCCTGATCAGACGTAACAGCCCCGCCTTTTCAGATCTTTTAGTTTGATCCCTGGACAATGAATCCTCCATTTCGGTGAAATTTCTATGTAAGAAACTGGGAGTAGATTAAACCTGTTTGATATGTGATTTCGTCAAATAAGGGTAATTATTTAAAATAAGTTTATTCACTTTTAAATGAGGAATAAAATAATTAAAACCAAAGGGCGATTGGTTACACTGTCACAAAAACAGGTTCCATCCTGAATTCATTTAAAAAGATCAAAAATTCCGTTTGTGTTGCCAGTATTTCAGGAAATCAGAAAATCCAACCGAAACAGCACGTTTTATGCCTACCTGTTGGGGTCAAGTGCATCTCTTAGCCCATCCCCCACAAAATTGAACGCCATCACTGTGATAAAGATAAACACTCCGGGCAGAAGAATCCAGGGACGATTCTGGATAACGGTAACATCCATCGCTGCACTCAGAAGATTTCCCCAGGAAGCGTGCGGATCCTGAATCCCAAGTCCAATGAGGCTAAGGGAAGATTCTCCAAGTATGTATGCAGGTATGGAGAGTGTCATTGAAATTATAGCGTAACTGAGGGTCTGAGGCAGAATATGGATGAAAATAATTCTGGCATGTGACGCGCCAAGGGATTTGGCGGCGGTAACATAATCCCGTTTGGCTATGGAAAGAGACATACCCCTGATAACCCTGGCAAAACCGGCCCAGCCTATAAGGCTCATGATTACCACAATCATGAAATAGATCTGAACAGAAGATATCCTCATGGGGAATGCACTTCTGAGTGCAAGCATAAGAAAAAATGAGGGTACAAGCATAAAGCACTCTGTCAGCCGCATCAGAACCCAATCAAGCTTTCCGCCAAAATACCCTGAAATGCCTCCGATCAGAAATCCTATAAGAGAAGTGATTGCCACACCAAAAAAGCCTACAGTCAGAGACACCCGCGAACCATATACTATCCGGGAGAAAAGATCTCTGCCGTGGTGATCTGCCCCCAATAAGTAGATGCGGTTATCTGTTGGATTTCCTTCGAGCCCAAACAGATGACGGGAGATGGGGATAAGACCCCAAAGCTTCACCTGGTCCCCTTTGGCGAAAAATTTTACTCTGTTGTATCGTGTTTTATCCTCAACATAAACCCTTTCAAAGTACTGATTGAACTGATAGGTATAAGGGTAGACGACAGGAGGGAACTTGAATTCCCCCTCATGGAAAAAGTGGATTCTGCTTGGGGGTTGATACGGTCTCTCATCGTCTGAGTTGTCGTAGTGGTAAGGGGCGATAAACTCGGCGAATATCATCATAAAATAGAGCACCCCCAGAATGATCAGTCCCGGCAGTGCCAGGGGGTGGTGAAGGAACTTTCTCAGAGCTCTGTTTTCAGTTTTGAATATCATCTTGTATCCACTTAATAAGAAGCGTTTCCGTTGTTGTTGGCCTGGAAAACAAAGCCAACCCTAAATCGTAAAAAGAGCAAATGTGGCCATTTATCACACACTATTTTCTGATTCTCGGATCTGCAAACACAAGCAATATATCTGCAATCATATTGCCCAGTATCAGCATCAACCCGCCCATAAGCATGCTCCCCATAATCAAAAACACATCCTGAGAACGAACCGCGTCAAGCATAAGGCTCCCAAGTCCCGGCCAGTTAAGGATAATCTCCAGCAGTGCTGCGCCACTCAGGAGTGCAGAGAATTCAAATCCAAAAAGAGTGATAAGCGGGTTGACCGCATTTCTCAGTGCATGTCTGTACACAACCTTGTTTTCCGGAAGGCCCTTTGCGCGGGCTGTGGTGATATACTGTTTTCTTAGCTCTTCGAGCATGTTCCCACGGCTTATTCTCTGAAGGCCGGCAAGTGCACCTACGGTAAGAACCGAAACAGGAATAATCATATGGGCCGCTCTGTCCAGAATTTTTTCAAACAAACCAAGCTGGTTGTAGTTTGCTGAGAGCATATTGCCTATGGGAATACTGGAAATGAGTGGAATGTTAGAGCCGGAGTAAACAAGAAACATAACCAGCAGTGCAAGGAAAAAGCTTGGCAGCGACATGCCAAAATAGGAGATGAATGACATAATTCGATCCCCCCATGAGTACTGTTTAACCGCCGCATAAATCCCAAGGGGAATCGCTATTGTCCACGTTAACAGTATGGAGAAAAAAGAGAGCAGAAGGGTATTAAACAGCCGCTCGGCAATGACATCCCTGACATATGCTTCCCGTGAGAAAGAGTAACCGAAATCCAGCCTTACCGCTCTCCACAGCCAGTGGCCATATTGTACCACGATATGTTTGTCGAAATGGTATTTCTGTTCCATCTCTGCAACTGTTTCGCTGCTTATCCTGGGGTTGAAGCGGTGCTGGGCAAAAATATCTCCCGGGGCAAGATATATCAGAAGAAAGGTGATAAATGACATCAGCAGCAATTGGGGGACTGATATCAATGCCCGTCGTATAAGTTCTTCTTTCATAATGCTCCCACTTTTATTGAGGAAGGAGTGAAAAAGGTGGATCACTCCTCCGCTGAGATCATTTTACATATAAATATTCCAGATTGTGTAAGAGCCCTCCGCTTAAAGAGGGATTCACATTACCAAATCTGTTGGTAAGGCAGATGATCGTTTCCGGTAGTACTGTATAGATAAGAGGCAGTTTGTCTGCAGCAATCCTCTGCCATTCATTGTACAGCTCTCTTCGTTCCTCCAAGTCCAGAATCTTCACACCTGAATCGAAAATGGAGTCGATTCTTGCCTGCCAAAGTGTGGAGGGGGATGGTTGTTCTAAATTCCACATGTGAAGGCTTCCGGTGGAATGCCATACGTTCCTTCCAAAATGTGGCTCATCTCCACCCGAAAGAGCAAGCAAAACAGCATCCCAATCGTAGGGGGCATTGTTGATTTTTGGACCCATAGTGTTGAAATCGAGTTGCTGGAAATGAACTTTCATTCCAAGCTCCTGAAGATCCCTGCGGATGATCTCCGCGATTCTTAAACGGACACTGTTTCCGCTGTTTGTAATAAACGCAAACTCCACGGTGTTGCCATCCCTGTCCTGGAGATATCCGTCGTCGTTTTTGTCGCTGAACCCTTCAGCTTCAAGGATCTCCAGTGCCCTCTCTTTGTCGTAGGGGTATTGAGCAACATCGGGATTGAAGAATAACCCCTCTGAGGGGGTCATTGGTGACCATTGCGGGTAACCAAGTCCGTTCATTACGTTGTTGATCATTCTCTGCTTATCGATGGCGTGAGCAACCGCTCTTCTGAAATTGGGGTTGCTGAACCAGGAAAGCTTTGCACTGTCCACATAGGGTCTTCCGGTACTTGCATCTGTTCCCTGATTTTGGTTGAACATCAGGAAATTTGAACCTTTGCTAGGTCCTAATCTGTGAACAGTGAAATTCCCTCGTTTTTCAGCCCGTTTTAAACCCGGGTAATCTTCACCCCGGGCAGCGTAGTAATCATGTCTGCCCCGCATGAAGTTAAGCAGCTGTGCACTCTGGTCTGCTACAATGGTATACACCACTCTCTCCAGATAGGGAAGCTGATTACCCTGGGCATCTTTTTTCCAGTAATGGGGGTTTCGCCGGAATACTACCTGCTGAGATGAAGTGTAGGATTCGAGCATGAATTTGCCGTTTACAACCATACTGCCTGGGGGAGTCTGGATTCCAAGAGAGGTGGGAAAATTACCCGCTTCCACAACCGGCTGATGTACATGCTTAGGGAGGATCTCCTGAGACATGGCTCTGAGAAACGGGGCGAAGGGGTGGGGAAGAACACATTTTACCCTGCTGCTGTCAAGCGCAGTCACTTCAATCCTGTTTCCATCGATCATAAACATATCCCTGGCGTTGTTGGGATTGATCTTAAGATTATAGATAAGCTGATTAAAAGTGAAATCAACATCATAGGCACTGATAGGGGTTCCGTCTGACCATTTGATCCCCTCCCGAAGAGTGAAAATGTAAGTGAGGCCATCATCGCTGATCTCCCAGCTCTGCGCAAGCCCTGGCTCCGGGAGAAGAGTTACCCGGTTTATTCGTACCAGCCCTTCATACATCAGTGAAGTAAATTCACTTGTGGTGTTTTCTATCGAGGTGATAGGATTAAACGATTTGGGATCGGAAATGGAAGTGAGCCTGATCTCTCCTCCCGGAGTACCGATCTGGGGAACAAACTCTTCTGCTCTTTGCTGTATTGCGGCAAAGTCGATCTGCGTTATTTCAAAAGTGTCAGAGTCGCTACTGTTTGAGCCGCAACCGCTCAGAAACATAACTGCTCCGGCGCCAAGCAATATCCAATTGAATTTTTTCATGATTGTTCACCTCTAAGTTTATGATAGAAAAATCGTATCTGGTCTATTAACAGGAAAATATAAATATAGTGTATGAATAAAAATCATGCCGTTTAAAAGGTGAGTACGATTCGGAATCACAGATAAACATAAAAAAGGTCATTTCCGGGGAAAAAATGCCTGTTTCAGGAGTATAAACCCAGCTGGGCCTGTATTTATCGGTTACCTTTGGGTTTTGATGCATTTCTCAGTATTGAAAGGGTTTTTGAAAAAATACCTGACTTATCCCTATGACTTATCCCTATATAGAATAGACCTCATCTTCGAAATTTGACTTTCTCCTGCGACCTGCTGAAAGAAAAACTGAAAATACTATTCCTGCGAAAAAAATTAAGGCTGCGGTTTTGATCAACCTGGACATTCTGACTCCTGATGTAAGTAGAAATTGGAAACAGTCCTAAATAATTTAACATTTAAGCGCATAAAGTTCAATATCTAATTTTCCCCGAATCCTTGCGGCAAACTTGTCGTATGAGTGATGCGACTGAAGGAAGCGTGTCTGAAAAAGAGGGGGGCGCTTACTGTTTTTTTTATAACCTTGACTCAATTCATAGCCGAAATGTATTCTATTTGTCAAACTTAAATGACAATAAACAATAGGGGGAAGGTATGCGTTACGCTGTGGCGATTTTGTCTGTCTTGATGGTTTGTTTTGGAGCGGGGGCTCAGGATGGATTCTATGGAACGTTTCTGCTGGGGCAGAAAACCGTTGATTTTGAGCCTCTTAACCAGTTGCTCAGAGATAAACTGGGAGCTGAGGGTGATCTCTTTCCAAACAAAAATCTCACGCTGGGAGGGCAGGGACATGTAATAATAAACAACTCCTTTGTGCTCGGGGGTAAGGCGTTTGGAATCTCTCATGAGAGAGTTATTCATAACGATGATAACAGAAGGGTAAGAATTACAAGCGGCATGGGGGTAGGAAGTTTTGGGTACAATTTCATACCTGAGAACAGAGCCGGAGTTCGCCTCTACCCTAAGCTTGGGCTCGGGGTCTCATCGTTTTTCTTCCAGAGCAAAAAGCCTCTTCCACCGGAGAGACGTGTGTTTGAAGATCTTCTGGTTAGCCTTGATGACGAGATTATTACCCTTGGGAAACTGGGGATGATTGTTGATCTTGGGGTGGGGCTTGACATCTATAAGCCATTCAGGAATTTTTTCGTTCTTCTGCCAGGCCTTGATTTCGGGCTGCTTCTGCACGCACAGGCTGGTTACTCCTTTGTGCCAGGTGACATAAAGTGGAGAAGAGATTTCGATATGGGGGGACAGGATCAGGTCGAAGGGGGACCGGATCTGAAGTTTGATGGTTTCTATTTTAACTTTGGTCTTGGGTTCGGGTTCTCAAACTAAGGGGTTGGTGTAAACCGGTGAAGCGAATGTCTGTCCTGTCAGGACTAAGTACTCCTTTGGTAACTGCGCCGGGGAGTACTATGATAAGTTAAGTATTTAAAATAATCTGCTCATTGCAAAGATCAATCACCCTCTGTCCGAAAGATCGCGAGATCAATGTGAATTGGTTTTTCTGCCGGTTGTAACAAAATCCAGAAACCAACCGTTCTGAACAGTATGGGAATCCCCTGTACAGTTATTGAACAAGAGCTGATGTACTTACTACTTTTGACCAATTCAAACAGGATGGGCTTATGTGTTTTTTTCGGGGAAAAATGCTCCCGATATTTATTCTGGGCATGATTGCAGCTTTGAAAATTTCCGGTTTCCAGAATATTAACAAAATATACGCTTCTCAGGTGTATGCACCGGTAGAGCGCAATGTTGGGAGAAGTCCTGGAATGCGACTTATGATTGGCACTTTCACATTAACTGAAGCTCAGGAATACCGACCGTTTGCGGAATCTTCTCCCTCTGGTGAGAGCCGCCCACTTAGTGAACAGTCAATCAGAAACCGGCTTTCACGGCTGGAGCCACTGTGTCAGGATGATTACGCAAGTGAATTTGCTATACGTCCTGCGACAAGTCCGCCTCTTCCCTACAGTGATGTTACTGTGAAAAGTGAATTCCCGTCTCAAAAAGATGCTCCACTGCCCCCTGCAGATCAGCTCTTCATGGATACCGATGAAGTACTTTCAGTTATTCGAGTTGTGCCTGAGGGGGAGGCTGAGATTGTTCCCAGCATAAGTGTTACTTTCAGCAGGCCAATGGTTGAGATCTTTTCCCATAAAGAAGCTGCTGAAGTAATCCCGGTTAAAGTGCAGCCTCAGCAGGAAGGAGTCTGGCGATGGATGGGGACTCAAACACTCATATTTGAACCAGAAACCACATTGCAACAGGCTACAGAATATCAGATTGTTGTGTGTGAAGACGCTGTTTCTGCTGATGGAAAGAAAATCAGTGGTAACCGAATCTTTAATTTCTCGACTCCACCCATGAAACTGCAGAATCGTTTTCCCGTCTCTAATGGTGTCTCTACCAAGACGCCGATATTGCTTGTTTTCGATCAAAAAATAGACCCGCAGAGTGTTGCAGAAATGGTCAGAGTGGATGTCGGTGGGCGTAGTGTGGGTTTTAAGGTCGAAGACCCGCATAACTTGCCTGCACAGGTACCGAATAGACAAAGGGAAGAAAACCGAAGGTTGTTATTATCTTTAACAGAGGAACTGCCCCGCTTACAGGAAGTAACAGTAACGGTTCTTCAGGGCGCACCTTCCTTAGAGGGCTCTCTTACCACGCAGGAGGATTACACTTTTTCATTCATTACACATGGTCCGTTCACTTTGAGTAAAGTGTCATGTCGGCGTGGCTACTGCAGTCCTGTTGTGGATTGGAGTTTTAGAGGCAGTAATCCTATAAATGTTTCAAAGTTTGATTTGTCAATGATAAGTGTGCAGCCTGAAGTAGAAGATCTTAGTGTAAATGTAAATTTACAGAGAGATCAGATATCTGTCAGGGGGCGATTCATTGCAGGAGAAAATTACACTGTTCTGTTTTCAGAGGATATCGAAGATGTATTTGGTCAGAAATTAAGCGGTGGTAAAAGGTTTACAATAAATACAAACCATTACATGCCTCAATTTCATGCGGAATACGATGCATTCACCATAGCAGACCCGACCGCTTCACCACGTATCCGGTTGAACACAGTAAACTACACCGAATTGGAAATGAAGGTCTGGAGAGTTTCACCCGAACACTATAGTTCCTACACCAATCTGCATAGCTCCATATGGAATCATTATTTCAGAGGTGCTTTTTTTGACTCATTACCCGGCAATTTGGTTGAATCCAGGAGAATACCTATAGATTATACGCTCAATGAATGGACTGAAACCATTTTAAACCTTGATGAATATCTGCCAAATGGAAAGGGCAATATAATCGTGTGGGTAACTCCTACAGAAAATGCAGAGGGGATAACTTGTCGTTTTAGTACCAGATCCATTCTCCCTCCACATATTCTTACGTGGTATCAGGTTACCGATATCGGACTTGACATTTGGAGAGATCCTGAGCACATTTATGTTTTAGCCACGACTCTTGAGGATGGCAAACCAAATCAGGGAGTAAAAATAGAATATGGCGGGCGCACTAAACTAACAGACGGAAAAGGAACTGCA
It contains:
- a CDS encoding short-chain dehydrogenase/reductase SDR, with product MKKAIIIGASSGIGKALAEVFSRNNIVVGLASRRIGLLNQLKKDLPSESYVKAIDITNTGHAMEQLCELIKEMNGVDLIVINAGCGYINPDLDFAKEIATIEVNVSGFTAMLNVALRHMCSQGFGHIVGISSLSALRGGYDAPAYSASKAYVSNYLEAVRIRVKKEKLPITVTDIKPGFVDTAMAQGEGLFWVAAPEKAANQIYRAILKKRKHTYITKRWRLIAWVLKIMPEWIYQKL
- a CDS encoding Signal peptidase I, producing the protein MSRDQTKRSEKAGLLRLIREMGSALIMALIAIVYIIQAFKIPTGSMEDSLKVGDMLLGLKFVYGAPIVPFSQELGITRRFPALTDPKPGDVVIFKYPGTDRKDYIKRNIAGPGSVVEIRNQITIVDGEQIAPPPDGKYNSRIMLDERISNFDPLYIPTKGDVLEPNTMQIREFLFFKHLVRQENPRSDLDIAFSIYVDGENANNTRFPFFDSKISLNDLHQGKVYISSRRTANREPFNFNTVDDWTHLDDILTFVKNEISGLHPESEIELKKHLYLDGEEVESYTVRFDNYFMIGDNRNNSLDSRYWGYVNRNFIKARAFILYMSFDSGSFPWIRWDRLGRLIRSSNEIVSSPEM
- a CDS encoding Oligopeptide transport system permease protein OppC; this encodes MIFKTENRALRKFLHHPLALPGLIILGVLYFMMIFAEFIAPYHYDNSDDERPYQPPSRIHFFHEGEFKFPPVVYPYTYQFNQYFERVYVEDKTRYNRVKFFAKGDQVKLWGLIPISRHLFGLEGNPTDNRIYLLGADHHGRDLFSRIVYGSRVSLTVGFFGVAITSLIGFLIGGISGYFGGKLDWVLMRLTECFMLVPSFFLMLALRSAFPMRISSVQIYFMIVVIMSLIGWAGFARVIRGMSLSIAKRDYVTAAKSLGASHARIIFIHILPQTLSYAIISMTLSIPAYILGESSLSLIGLGIQDPHASWGNLLSAAMDVTVIQNRPWILLPGVFIFITVMAFNFVGDGLRDALDPNR
- a CDS encoding Oligopeptide transport system permease protein OppB, translating into MKEELIRRALISVPQLLLMSFITFLLIYLAPGDIFAQHRFNPRISSETVAEMEQKYHFDKHIVVQYGHWLWRAVRLDFGYSFSREAYVRDVIAERLFNTLLLSFFSILLTWTIAIPLGIYAAVKQYSWGDRIMSFISYFGMSLPSFFLALLVMFLVYSGSNIPLISSIPIGNMLSANYNQLGLFEKILDRAAHMIIPVSVLTVGALAGLQRISRGNMLEELRKQYITTARAKGLPENKVVYRHALRNAVNPLITLFGFEFSALLSGAALLEIILNWPGLGSLMLDAVRSQDVFLIMGSMLMGGLMLILGNMIADILLVFADPRIRK
- a CDS encoding Oligopeptide ABC transporter, periplasmic oligopeptide-binding protein OppA, whose translation is MKKFNWILLGAGAVMFLSGCGSNSSDSDTFEITQIDFAAIQQRAEEFVPQIGTPGGEIRLTSISDPKSFNPITSIENTTSEFTSLMYEGLVRINRVTLLPEPGLAQSWEISDDGLTYIFTLREGIKWSDGTPISAYDVDFTFNQLIYNLKINPNNARDMFMIDGNRIEVTALDSSRVKCVLPHPFAPFLRAMSQEILPKHVHQPVVEAGNFPTSLGIQTPPGSMVVNGKFMLESYTSSQQVVFRRNPHYWKKDAQGNQLPYLERVVYTIVADQSAQLLNFMRGRHDYYAARGEDYPGLKRAEKRGNFTVHRLGPSKGSNFLMFNQNQGTDASTGRPYVDSAKLSWFSNPNFRRAVAHAIDKQRMINNVMNGLGYPQWSPMTPSEGLFFNPDVAQYPYDKERALEILEAEGFSDKNDDGYLQDRDGNTVEFAFITNSGNSVRLRIAEIIRRDLQELGMKVHFQQLDFNTMGPKINNAPYDWDAVLLALSGGDEPHFGRNVWHSTGSLHMWNLEQPSPSTLWQARIDSIFDSGVKILDLEERRELYNEWQRIAADKLPLIYTVLPETIICLTNRFGNVNPSLSGGLLHNLEYLYVK